DNA sequence from the Xylocopa sonorina isolate GNS202 unplaced genomic scaffold, iyXylSono1_principal scaffold0498, whole genome shotgun sequence genome:
TAATAAATTAATCATTATTTCTATTTATATagtttaatataaaacaatatatTTTCAATATATAAATAGTTATTTATTAacttataaatatttaaaaattaaaaaattttcttaatattttcaatattacactttatataagctatttaaataattaaataatataaaaaaaataataataataaatataatattatttattattaaatcaataaaattataattttcaatacgaaatttaattaaattgctaaatatatttaataattcatGTATAATAAAaggaataatttttttttcaataattGATTCATATTCTTCAATTACTAtaaatacatataaatataaaattttaaaaaatttatctacatatattatatttttaaaagataatacatacattgaaaaaaataataaatttttataacttaaaaatccaataaatattcctaaaataaataatttagataacaataattttatattataacttaaagttaaattataaaatgaatatataATTGATCAATAAAATTTTGCATATACTAATGAAGttacaaataatgtaaatataataatatttataaaaaaatcattatgtATTTTAATATACCTTATATTTATTTCTTGATGAAATAAAATCATTAAAATTATACGAAATGCATAAGATACTGTTAAAATTGTTCCaactaataaaataaataaattaaacgtaattaatttattatcatAAATATGTTCTATAATTATATCTTTTGAATAAAATCCCAATAAAAAAGGAAATCCCATTAAtctaaataatgtaaataataaaattgtagattttactggatataatatatttaaatttctataatCTCGAATATCTTGATCTGATTCATTATTATGAATAAAATTACCAACACATATAAATATTAATGACTTAAATAATGCATGaatatataaatgaaaaaaaGCTAATTCACTAAATCCTATAAATAAAACTCTTATTATAAAACCTAATTGACTTAATGTTGATAATGcaacaattttttttaaatcaatttcATAATTTGCAATAAGACCTGATATTAATATAGTAAATCTTGaaactaatattatatttattttaaaattttcatcaatatatttttcaaatcgAATTAAAATGTAAACACCAGCTGTTACTAATGTTGAAGAATGAACTAATGAAGATACTGGAGTTGGAGCTATCATTGCTGCTGGTAATCAATTAGAAAAAGGTATTTGAGCTCTTTTTGTAAATgctattataataataaaaaatattattgaaaaaTTCATATCATATAAAAACAAATTTCAACTTCCACAAGAACATATTATagctattattaataataaactaGCATCTCCAATTCGATTTAAAATTATAGTTAACATACCAGCTACAAATGATTTTATATtttgataataaataattaaacaaaATGAAATTAATCCTAATCCATCTCAACCAATAATAACTGTTAAAATACAAGGACTaagaattataaaatatatagaataaataaatatcattaataaataataaaatcgttttaattcaatttcatctaaatttatatatttaattgaataaaacATAATTAATGAAGAAATTAAAGTCACAATTATAATAAATGATAATGTTAAATTATCaactaataaaaataaattaaactttattgaattataatcaataattaaTCATTCTATAACatatgtaaatatataataatttatacataatgttaaatatattaataataaacttttaaaatataaaattaatccaaaaattattatttttacaatAATTTAAAGTTAAAAAACATCTTTGAAATCACAATtcaaaattttatatttaaactatttaaataaattaaagcttctatatttaaaacaactAAATTTATTGGAATTCAATgtattaaaataacaaaaaattCAACTATATAACCTCTATAAATATTTTCTAAATTATTTTTTCCATGATTAACTcttacaaataaatataaagaatatataaaactaaaaattaaatatatagttaaaaatttatataaaaatttataccatataatagaacccataattattataatttccCCAACTAAATTCAATGTTACAGGAATTGCTATATTTAATGAACATATTAAAAATCATATTAAAGATATTGaaggtatatatataaatatccctttattaattaaaaataatcgtCTATTAGTTTCTTTATAAACAACATTTACTAAAAAAAATAATCCTGATGATCTAAAACCATgagaaattattaataaataacttccaataatatttatttttatattcatAAATATTCCTATAATTAATAAACCTATATGAACAACTGATGAAATAGCAATTAAAACTTTTATATCAATAGTAATAAAACATAATAATCTTATTACAATTATTCCTAAAAttcttaatataatataaaaaatataaaattcatttatacTACAAAAACAAAATTTTAAAATTCGTAATAAACCATAAGTTcctaattttaatataattgaagccaaaattattgaaatataaTAAGGTGCTTCAACATGAGCTTTTAATAATCATtgatgaaatatatatataggaattttaactaaaaaagttaatattatatatataataataaaataatttatttttaaattaattaaatctaTTATAATAAAAGATAATCTTccaatattattaaataatacaaatataataaataatataggtAATGAAAAAACTAtagtataaaataataaataaaatcttGCTAAAATTCGTCTTGAAGTATTACCtcaaaaaataattatataaaatattataattacaccaatttcaaataataaataataatataataaatttattattataaaattaaaacataataataataataataaataatttaatataattttattttgttCATTTAATCTAATAATAACTAAACCTCCAATATATAAAGTTATAACTCTTATTCAAGTTGAATAAGTATTTAATCCACACTCAGATACAATTATTGATCATTCTATTCAACTATtctttattattaataaaactCCAGTTATAGCTATATATACACCAGAAATTTTATTTACTTtactaattattaaaaataatactatTAACTCTAAcataaattaattaatgaaattttttGATGTCCATATTCATAATTTATTCTTACTAATAAAGATAAACCTAATACTGACTCACAAACTGATGAaactaaataaattaaaaaaaatcaaatatttaatttaaatataattaaaaaaaataaaatagttacaataatatattctatataaattaaaaatcttaaataattattgtttaaatgaaataatattattagcataaaaaatatattaaaaattaatattattctaATTTATAATAGCTATATAGTTTAATTTAAAACATTAATTttgtaaattaataataaataatatacattttatAGCTAAGATATTCAAAAAATACGTTATTTATATCAATAACTTCCAaagttattattttttaattaaactatttttgatatcttattacaacaataataacaattataattattaatattattccaataataattttattttatattttaataaataatgtattaaatattaaaataaatccATTAAAATTAATCATTACATTAATTttatattcaattatattaagAATTTCAACATATTTATATACTTTAAATTCAATTAATAACTTAATAATTCTTATTGTATTTATTAGTGGAAtaataattacattcatttatttttctagaataattaattcaccaataaaaaaaaattgatctGGTATTCTTTGAGGAATTTTATTAACTGCAtttcttattattatttttttatttaaaaaaacaaaaaacttTGATAATCCAATTAAAATTGGATTAAATTTAGataaaaatactatttctaatatttttcaatttccaaatcacgtaatattattattaataattataacattaattttaactttatttttaatttttaaaatatgcTATATTAATAAAAAATCACTACGATctaaaat
Encoded proteins:
- the LOC143432502 gene encoding LOW QUALITY PROTEIN: NADH-ubiquinone oxidoreductase chain 5-like (The sequence of the model RefSeq protein was modified relative to this genomic sequence to represent the inferred CDS: substituted 2 bases at 2 genomic stop codons) — encoded protein: MLTIILNRIGDASLLLIIAIICSCGSXNLFLYDMNFSIIFFIIIIAFTKRAQIPFSNXLPAAMIAPTPVSSLVHSSTLVTAGVYILIRFEKYIDENFKINIILVSRFTILISGLIANYEIDLKKIVALSTLSQLGFIIRVLFIGFSELAFFHLYIHALFKSLIFICVGNFIHNNESDQDIRDYRNLNILYPVKSTILLFTLFRLMGFPFLLGFYSKDIIIEHIYDNKLITFNLFILLVGTILTVSYAFRIILMILFHQEINIRYIKIHNDFFINIIIFTLFVTSLVYAKFY